The following DNA comes from Phytohabitans rumicis.
GCTCCACCGATGTGAAGAGCGTGGAGAAGGTCCCGCCGACCCGCTGGGTGGGCGAGTCCGGCGTGCGCAAGGCCGGATACTCCTCCTCCAGCGCCTCAAGCGACCGCAGCAGCCGGTCGAACTCCGCGTCGGAGATCGTCGGCGCGTCGAGCACGTAGTACCGGTACTGATGGTCGGACAGCTCGGCGCTCAGCGCGGCGTGCCGCTCGCGGACATCGGCGGGCGGCTCCGCCCCGGCCGCCGCGACCTGCTCGGGGGTCACTCCAACGGGGACAACTTCCTCAGACACCCCTGCACCGTAACCGGTGCATCCGACATAACGTGGTGACCATGAGTGAGCCGACCAAGATCTTGCTGGACGAGTCGGAAATGCCTCGTCGCTGGTACAACGTGGTCGCGGATCTGCCCAGCCCGCCCCCGCCCGTGCTGCACCCCGGCACGCTCCAGCCGGTCGGACCGGACGACCTCGCGCCACTCTTCCCGATGGACCTCATCCTGCAAGAGGTCACCACCGACCGGTACGTGGACATCCCGGAGGACGTCCTGGACGTCTACCGGCTCTGGCGGCCGTCCCCGCTCTACCGGGCGCACCGGCTGGAGAAGGCGCTCGGCACCCCCGCCAAGATCTTCTACAAGTACGAGGGCGTGTCGCCGGCCGGCTCGCACAAGCCGAACACGGCGGTACCGCAGGCGTACTACAACAAGGAAGCGGGCGTGCGCCGGCTGACCACCGAGACCGGCGCCGGCCAGTGGGGCACCGCGCTCGCGTTCGCCTGCGCCCAGTACGGCCTGGACTGCGAGGTCTGGCAGGTGCGCGCCTCGTACGACCAGAAGCCGTACCGCAAGATAATGATCGAGACGTTCGGCGGGGTGGTCCACCCGTCCCCGTCCGAGCTGACCGCGGCCGGGCGGGCGGTGCTCGCCAAGGACCCCGACTCCCCGGGCTCGCTGGGCATCGCGATCTCCGAAGCCGTCGAGGTGGCGGCCCAGAACCCGGACACCAACTACGCGCTCGGCAGCGTGCTCAACCACGTACTCCTGCATCAGACGGTGATCGGCGAGGAGTGCCTCGCGCAGTTCGCCAAGGTGGGCCTGGCCCCGGA
Coding sequences within:
- a CDS encoding TrpB-like pyridoxal phosphate-dependent enzyme, with the translated sequence MSEPTKILLDESEMPRRWYNVVADLPSPPPPVLHPGTLQPVGPDDLAPLFPMDLILQEVTTDRYVDIPEDVLDVYRLWRPSPLYRAHRLEKALGTPAKIFYKYEGVSPAGSHKPNTAVPQAYYNKEAGVRRLTTETGAGQWGTALAFACAQYGLDCEVWQVRASYDQKPYRKIMIETFGGVVHPSPSELTAAGRAVLAKDPDSPGSLGIAISEAVEVAAQNPDTNYALGSVLNHVLLHQTVIGEECLAQFAKVGLAPDLIVGCTGGGSNFGGLAFPFLREKLAGRMDVTIRAVEPASCPSLTKGVYAYDFGDTAGMTPLMKMHTLGHDFIPDPIHAGGLRYHGMSPLLSHIYELGLIDAVAKTQRECFEAGVRFARTEGIVPAPEPTHALAACIEEALSCKETGEQKVILTALCGHGHLDLTAYAAYLEGTLVDHEYSAEVTGLPKVPA